A genomic stretch from Croceibacterium aestuarii includes:
- a CDS encoding tryptophan 7-halogenase, translating into MSEPRELPARIVVAGDGPLGVLAAIGLRRALPTTELLVLALPPDPGAFAERIGTALPFTNRLHDRLQVGEDDLVRKAGASHRLVMRYFGGGGPGQQGAAGYGAAVDPAMATAFAREWGGGPRNAGTAAPPRSLGEVLAAAGRFAPPQGEAESPLADLDYALRWNVPAYRELLVGIAAQLGVQHARVDIRGFRPDGEGGIAALVAEGVGEIPGDLFVDCTGSRALLHSHLPEARQIDWHAMHPVRRIAMAEAGRPVLALEDRAAFTPLGWRWDLAGRDGLQTILGIAGEAGDEAISAALGEPPAAIVPFSPGRAEAPWLGNVVALGDAAARIEPLGGIAQDLAHRQLALLLELLPGRTVDAAERAEFNRRAALMADRAADWVAVHYAAPAAGELFPHLWRSPELERALDQYVRRGRTPFAEEAPMLVQEWGALLQALGVPSGESPLTAAAAGDENDGGRHFAARAEAALAAAPPYAEWVQELL; encoded by the coding sequence ATGAGCGAGCCGCGCGAACTTCCGGCCCGGATCGTCGTCGCGGGCGACGGTCCGCTTGGCGTACTTGCCGCGATCGGCCTGCGCCGGGCCTTGCCGACCACCGAGCTGCTGGTCCTCGCCCTTCCGCCCGATCCCGGCGCGTTCGCCGAGCGTATCGGCACCGCCTTGCCCTTCACCAACCGCCTCCACGACCGCCTGCAGGTCGGCGAGGACGATCTTGTGCGCAAGGCCGGGGCGAGCCACCGGCTGGTCATGCGCTATTTCGGCGGCGGCGGGCCGGGACAGCAGGGTGCCGCCGGTTACGGGGCGGCGGTCGACCCGGCGATGGCCACGGCTTTCGCCAGGGAATGGGGCGGCGGTCCGCGCAACGCCGGGACCGCCGCGCCGCCGCGTTCGCTCGGCGAGGTTCTCGCTGCGGCAGGCCGCTTCGCGCCGCCGCAGGGCGAAGCGGAGTCTCCGCTGGCGGACCTCGATTACGCCCTGCGCTGGAACGTGCCGGCATACCGCGAACTGCTGGTCGGGATCGCCGCGCAGCTCGGGGTTCAGCACGCCCGGGTCGATATTCGCGGCTTCAGGCCGGACGGCGAAGGCGGTATCGCTGCCTTGGTCGCAGAAGGCGTGGGCGAGATCCCCGGCGATCTGTTCGTCGACTGCACCGGTTCGCGCGCGCTCCTTCATTCGCATCTGCCCGAAGCGCGGCAGATCGACTGGCACGCCATGCACCCCGTGCGGCGGATCGCGATGGCGGAAGCAGGGCGGCCGGTCCTGGCCTTGGAGGACCGTGCTGCGTTTACCCCGCTGGGCTGGCGGTGGGATCTCGCCGGGCGGGACGGTCTGCAGACGATCCTCGGCATTGCCGGAGAGGCGGGCGACGAGGCGATTTCCGCCGCGCTGGGCGAGCCCCCCGCCGCGATCGTTCCCTTTTCGCCGGGGCGGGCCGAAGCGCCGTGGCTCGGCAACGTCGTGGCCCTCGGCGATGCCGCGGCCCGGATCGAGCCGCTCGGCGGCATTGCCCAGGACCTGGCCCACCGCCAGCTTGCTCTGCTCCTCGAGCTTCTCCCCGGACGCACCGTCGATGCTGCGGAGCGTGCCGAATTCAACCGCCGCGCCGCACTGATGGCGGACCGCGCCGCCGACTGGGTCGCGGTGCACTATGCGGCGCCCGCTGCCGGGGAGCTGTTCCCGCATCTGTGGCGCTCGCCCGAGCTCGAGCGCGCTCTCGACCAGTACGTGCGCCGCGGCCGGACCCCGTTCGCCGAGGAAGCGCCCATGCTGGTGCAAGAGTGGGGCGCGCTGCTCCAGGCGCTCGGCGTGCCCTCGGGAGAGAGCCCGCTGACCGCTGCGGCAGCCGGAGATGAAAACGATGGCGGACGGCACTTTGCCGCCCGGGCAGAGGCGGCGCTCGCCGCCGCGCCGCCCTATGCGGAGTGGGTGCAGGAGCTGCTTTGA
- a CDS encoding cupin-like domain-containing protein, with the protein MTALPQPPAVEEVPGVDATRFHAQIRAARKPVVMRGLVCDWPAVAAAREGDEAIAEYLVECAPRRPVVAIAAPPEEDGRFFYNSDLTGFNFRQGKGRLEDFLRDLLAAKEISDPPAFAVQSEVIPDVLPAFAEANRLALLPEVAARIWIGNRIRVAPHYDVKENVACCVAGRRRFTLFPPEQLANLYAGPFELTPAGTPVSMVDPHAPDLARYPRFAEAWEHAQQTTLEPGDALYIPYTWWHGVESLEPVSILVNYWWNDSPPGIAPPYDALLHAIYAFRHLPPQDRDVWRMMLDHYVFESNGDPAAHLPAHAKGILSPASEGLFAQMRAMLRQIAG; encoded by the coding sequence ATGACCGCACTGCCCCAGCCGCCCGCGGTCGAGGAAGTGCCGGGCGTCGATGCCACACGGTTCCACGCGCAGATTCGCGCGGCCCGCAAGCCGGTGGTCATGCGCGGTCTGGTCTGCGACTGGCCGGCGGTCGCAGCCGCCCGAGAGGGCGACGAGGCGATCGCCGAATACCTCGTGGAATGCGCTCCGCGCCGGCCGGTCGTGGCGATCGCCGCACCGCCGGAGGAGGACGGCCGCTTCTTCTACAACAGCGACCTGACCGGCTTCAATTTCCGCCAAGGCAAGGGCCGCCTCGAGGATTTCCTGCGCGACCTGCTCGCCGCGAAGGAGATCAGCGATCCGCCCGCGTTCGCGGTGCAGTCCGAGGTCATACCCGACGTGCTGCCCGCGTTTGCCGAGGCGAACCGGCTCGCCCTGCTGCCCGAGGTGGCCGCGCGCATCTGGATCGGCAATCGCATCCGCGTCGCGCCGCATTACGACGTGAAGGAGAACGTGGCCTGCTGCGTGGCCGGGCGGCGGCGCTTCACGCTGTTCCCGCCCGAGCAGCTTGCCAATCTCTATGCCGGTCCCTTCGAGCTGACCCCGGCGGGCACACCGGTGAGCATGGTCGATCCGCACGCCCCCGATCTGGCGCGCTATCCGCGCTTCGCCGAGGCCTGGGAGCATGCACAGCAGACGACTCTGGAGCCGGGCGACGCGCTCTACATTCCCTACACCTGGTGGCACGGGGTGGAATCGCTCGAGCCCGTCTCGATCCTCGTCAACTACTGGTGGAACGACAGCCCGCCGGGCATCGCGCCGCCTTACGACGCGCTGCTCCACGCGATCTACGCGTTCCGCCACCTGCCGCCGCAAGACCGGGACGTCTGGCGCATGATGCTCGACCACTACGTGTTCGAGAGCAACGGCGATCCCGCCGCGCACCTGCCCGCTCACGCCAAGGGCATCCTCTCGCCCGCGAGCGAGGGCCTCTTTGCGCAGATGAGGGCCATGCTGCGGCAAATTGCCGGCTAG
- a CDS encoding tryptophan halogenase family protein: MIGDPIRKIVIVGGGTAGWMAAAALSKVMGQFPGLAIELVESEAIGTVGVGEATIPQINLFNAMLGVDESEFVRETHATYKLGIEFVDWTRLGHRYVHPFGSYGPDMMGIEFHHHWLKGRSLGDSSELDEYSIAVAAGKAGKMAWPARDNPRSPLSKLAYAFQFDAGRYARYLRGRAERQGVKRTEGRITSVERDGESGFVTAVVLESGARVEGELFIDCSGFRALLIGQELGVPFTDWSEWLPCDRAVAIPCTLAGDRETLTRSTARPAGWQWRIPLQHRIGNGHVYCSQYMSEDEATGLLLANLDGEPLAEPNQLRFTAGRRARAWEKNVVALGLAGGFLEPLESTAIHLVQAAIARLLALFPSRAFGTREIERFNDETLRDYVDIRDFLLLHYNATKRDDSPFWDYCRNLAPPKGLAEKLAMFRSSGRIFREHNELFTETSWLSVLVGQGVEAGGYHPAADLLPDAETRKRLAHIREVVAQTAQQMPTQDQFLAANGSAIPADERRIA; this comes from the coding sequence GTGATCGGCGATCCCATTCGCAAGATCGTGATTGTCGGCGGCGGGACTGCCGGCTGGATGGCCGCCGCCGCACTGTCCAAGGTCATGGGCCAGTTTCCCGGCCTCGCGATCGAGCTGGTTGAATCCGAAGCCATCGGCACGGTCGGTGTCGGCGAAGCGACGATCCCGCAGATCAACCTGTTCAACGCGATGCTCGGGGTCGACGAGAGTGAGTTCGTCCGCGAGACGCATGCGACCTACAAGCTGGGCATCGAGTTCGTCGACTGGACGCGGCTGGGCCATCGCTATGTCCACCCGTTCGGATCCTACGGCCCGGACATGATGGGGATCGAGTTTCACCACCACTGGCTCAAGGGCCGCTCGCTCGGCGATTCCAGCGAGCTGGACGAATATTCGATCGCAGTCGCTGCCGGGAAGGCGGGAAAGATGGCGTGGCCGGCCCGCGACAATCCCCGTTCGCCGCTGAGCAAGCTCGCCTATGCCTTCCAGTTCGATGCCGGGCGCTATGCCCGCTACCTGCGCGGGCGGGCAGAGCGCCAGGGCGTGAAGCGGACCGAAGGCAGGATCACTTCGGTCGAGCGCGATGGTGAGAGCGGCTTCGTTACGGCCGTGGTGCTAGAAAGCGGCGCAAGAGTGGAAGGCGAGCTTTTCATCGACTGCTCGGGTTTCCGCGCGTTGCTGATCGGGCAGGAACTTGGCGTGCCGTTCACCGACTGGAGCGAGTGGCTGCCGTGCGATCGTGCCGTCGCCATACCCTGCACGCTGGCCGGTGATCGCGAAACGCTGACCCGTTCGACGGCGCGGCCGGCCGGGTGGCAATGGCGCATCCCGCTGCAGCACCGGATCGGCAACGGTCATGTCTATTGCTCGCAGTACATGAGCGAGGACGAAGCGACCGGCCTGCTGCTCGCCAACCTCGACGGCGAGCCGCTGGCCGAGCCGAACCAACTGCGCTTTACGGCGGGGCGCCGGGCCCGGGCCTGGGAGAAGAACGTGGTCGCCCTCGGCCTTGCCGGGGGCTTTCTCGAGCCGCTTGAGTCGACGGCAATCCATCTGGTCCAGGCGGCCATCGCGCGGCTGCTGGCGCTGTTCCCGAGCCGGGCGTTCGGAACGCGGGAAATCGAGCGCTTCAACGACGAGACGCTGCGCGACTACGTCGACATCCGCGACTTCCTGCTGCTGCATTACAACGCGACGAAGCGAGACGATTCGCCGTTCTGGGATTATTGCCGCAACCTCGCCCCGCCGAAGGGGCTGGCGGAGAAGCTGGCGATGTTCCGTTCCTCGGGGCGGATATTCCGCGAGCATAACGAGCTCTTCACCGAGACGAGCTGGCTGTCGGTCCTGGTCGGACAGGGGGTCGAGGCCGGCGGATACCACCCCGCCGCCGACCTCCTGCCCGACGCGGAAACGCGCAAGCGGCTGGCGCACATCCGCGAGGTCGTGGCGCAGACGGCGCAGCAGATGCCGACCCAGGACCAGTTCCTCGCCGCAAACGGTTCGGCGATACCGGCGGATGAGCGGCGCATCGCATGA